One window of the Lactococcus lactis genome contains the following:
- a CDS encoding trimeric intracellular cation channel family protein: MEVISSFYLFLEILGTVAFAISGTVVGINHKLDIFGILVMSVITAVGGGIFRDLLLGATPPTALKSPFFIVISIIASIVAMLVALIIKSRREALSIFKAARFYNNLLLVSDAIGLGIFTVLGIDAGIAHGYSQNIFFIVFLGVLTGVGGGMIRDVIANQVPMIFRENIYALPCIIGGILYVYLQSVISHNLALFISVIFIVLIRIISEQRKLNLPRIEY, encoded by the coding sequence ATGGAAGTGATTAGCAGTTTTTATTTATTTTTGGAAATTTTAGGAACCGTAGCATTCGCTATTTCGGGGACCGTGGTGGGGATCAATCATAAACTAGATATTTTTGGTATTCTTGTGATGTCAGTAATAACAGCAGTTGGTGGTGGGATATTTCGAGATTTACTCTTAGGAGCAACACCTCCTACAGCATTAAAATCGCCATTTTTTATAGTTATTTCGATTATTGCATCAATAGTAGCTATGCTTGTAGCACTAATAATTAAATCAAGAAGAGAAGCATTGAGTATTTTTAAAGCAGCACGTTTCTACAATAATCTTCTCTTAGTTTCTGATGCCATAGGTCTAGGAATTTTTACTGTATTAGGGATTGATGCTGGAATAGCACATGGTTATTCACAAAATATCTTCTTCATTGTATTCTTAGGAGTATTGACAGGTGTCGGTGGTGGAATGATACGCGATGTGATTGCAAATCAAGTTCCGATGATTTTTAGAGAAAACATCTATGCCCTACCATGTATTATTGGTGGAATTCTATATGTATACCTTCAATCGGTAATCAGCCATAACTTAGCTTTGTTTATTTCTGTCATCTTTATCGTTCTCATCAGAATCATTTCGGAACAGAGAAAACTAAATTTACCAAGAATCGAATATTAA
- the thrS gene encoding threonine--tRNA ligase: MIKITFPDGNVKEFEAGVTTFEIAKSISPSLAKKTLAGKVNGKLIDATRAINEDSNFEIVTPDHEDALGILRHSAAHLFAQAAKRHFPDIHLGVGPAIQDGFYYDTDNEAGQISNDDLATIEAEMKKIVKENFKSERKEVSKEEAKEIFANDPYKLELIEEHNEDEGGLTIYTQGEYTDLCRGPHVPSTGVIKFFHLLNVAGAYWRGNSDNKMMQRIYGTAWFTKEELEENLKLREEAKERDHRKLGRELDLFFNDAELGAGTAYWLPAGATIRRIIERFVVDQEVKNGYQHVITPVMMNLNTYKQSGHWQHYHEDMYPPMDMGDGEEMELRPMNCPSHIAIYKHHVHSYRELPIRIAEFGMMHRYEKSGALSGLQRVREMTLNDGHTFVMLEQVQEEFSKILQLIMDMYRDFGINDYSFRLSYRDPKDTVKYFPDDEMWEKSQAMLKATMDDMNLDYVEAEGEAAFYGPKLDIQVKTALGNEETLSTIQLDFLNPENFDISYIGADGEKHRPVMIHRGVISTLERFIAYLIEVYKGAFPTWLAPTQATIIPVNNEIHADYAWKIQRELQDKGFRVVVDEANEKMGWKIRQSQTHKIPYQIVIGDQEQADGSVNIRRYGSKETKVIPLEEFIENISADVANFSRVD; this comes from the coding sequence ATGATTAAAATAACATTTCCAGACGGTAACGTAAAGGAATTTGAGGCGGGCGTAACAACATTTGAAATTGCTAAATCAATCTCACCTAGTCTTGCCAAAAAAACACTTGCAGGTAAGGTCAACGGAAAATTAATTGATGCCACTCGAGCAATCAATGAAGATAGCAACTTTGAAATTGTAACACCAGACCATGAAGATGCACTTGGAATTTTACGACATTCAGCTGCTCACCTTTTTGCTCAAGCAGCAAAACGCCATTTCCCTGATATTCACTTGGGTGTTGGACCAGCTATTCAAGATGGTTTCTATTACGATACAGATAACGAAGCCGGTCAAATTTCAAATGATGATTTGGCAACAATTGAAGCTGAAATGAAGAAAATTGTCAAAGAAAACTTCAAATCAGAACGTAAAGAAGTAAGCAAAGAAGAAGCAAAAGAAATTTTTGCAAATGATCCATACAAACTCGAACTCATTGAAGAACACAATGAAGATGAAGGTGGACTTACTATCTATACTCAAGGTGAATATACTGACCTTTGCCGCGGCCCACACGTTCCATCAACTGGTGTCATCAAATTTTTCCACCTTCTCAACGTTGCAGGTGCTTACTGGCGCGGTAATTCTGATAACAAGATGATGCAACGTATTTACGGTACAGCTTGGTTTACAAAAGAAGAATTAGAAGAAAATCTTAAACTTCGTGAAGAAGCAAAAGAACGTGACCACCGTAAACTCGGTCGCGAACTTGACTTGTTCTTTAATGACGCAGAACTTGGTGCGGGAACTGCTTACTGGCTCCCAGCTGGAGCAACAATTCGTCGAATTATTGAACGTTTTGTCGTTGACCAAGAAGTGAAAAACGGTTATCAACACGTTATCACACCAGTCATGATGAACCTTAATACTTATAAACAGTCAGGTCACTGGCAACATTACCATGAAGATATGTATCCACCAATGGATATGGGTGATGGCGAAGAAATGGAACTTCGTCCAATGAACTGTCCGAGCCATATAGCTATCTATAAACACCATGTCCATTCTTATCGTGAACTCCCAATTCGTATTGCCGAATTTGGTATGATGCACCGTTATGAAAAATCAGGAGCACTCTCAGGACTTCAACGTGTCCGCGAAATGACTTTGAATGATGGTCATACTTTCGTCATGTTAGAACAAGTTCAAGAAGAATTTAGTAAAATTCTTCAATTGATTATGGACATGTACCGTGACTTTGGAATCAATGATTACAGCTTCCGACTCAGCTACCGTGACCCTAAAGATACAGTGAAGTATTTCCCAGATGATGAAATGTGGGAAAAATCTCAAGCAATGCTCAAAGCGACAATGGATGACATGAATCTTGACTACGTTGAAGCAGAAGGAGAAGCAGCATTTTACGGTCCTAAACTTGACATTCAAGTTAAAACTGCGCTTGGTAATGAAGAAACACTTTCAACTATTCAGTTGGACTTCCTTAATCCTGAAAACTTTGACATTTCGTATATCGGTGCTGACGGGGAAAAACATCGCCCAGTAATGATTCACCGTGGCGTAATCTCAACACTTGAACGTTTCATTGCCTACCTTATCGAAGTTTATAAAGGTGCTTTCCCAACATGGCTTGCTCCAACTCAAGCAACCATTATTCCAGTAAATAATGAAATTCATGCCGATTATGCTTGGAAAATTCAACGTGAACTTCAAGATAAAGGCTTCCGCGTTGTTGTCGATGAAGCCAATGAAAAAATGGGCTGGAAGATTCGTCAATCACAAACACACAAAATTCCATATCAAATCGTTATTGGAGACCAAGAACAAGCTGATGGAAGTGTAAATATTCGTCGTTATGGCTCAAAAGAAACAAAAGTCATTCCGCTTGAAGAATTTATTGAAAATATCAGCGCAGATGTTGCTAATTTTAGCCGCGTTGATTAA
- a CDS encoding ATP cone domain-containing protein, producing MQAKLVNKVVIKRNGHVVDWDSFRIQTAVFKAAINGKYKDKLLHANMIANNVTKVVEKVIAELSFEKIEIETIQNQVIKQLNDFDKDVARDFLAYKTKQNIEQRH from the coding sequence ATGCAAGCAAAATTAGTTAATAAAGTAGTTATCAAACGTAATGGACATGTCGTTGACTGGGATAGCTTCCGCATTCAAACGGCAGTATTCAAAGCTGCAATCAATGGTAAATACAAAGATAAACTGCTCCACGCCAATATGATTGCTAATAATGTAACAAAAGTCGTTGAAAAAGTAATTGCTGAGCTCTCTTTTGAAAAAATTGAGATTGAAACGATTCAAAACCAAGTGATAAAACAACTCAATGATTTTGATAAAGATGTGGCACGCGATTTTCTTGCTTACAAAACAAAGCAAAATATTGAGCAAAGACATTAA